One Nicotiana tomentosiformis chromosome 4, ASM39032v3, whole genome shotgun sequence genomic window carries:
- the LOC104093892 gene encoding mediator of RNA polymerase II transcription subunit 4-like produces the protein MLQNAPHQLLQSPARLGLPTPSSPSVQNPSPPPKFSSQVSQPHQPLQQSNMLTTTTTSSALLPLLPPLSRAQSLLIQMASLASRLFEVSPNRSHWLGAFRGSFPSFLPSGTPVPQDSFPSSSKEILSVFTSLQTQLFEAVAELQEILDLQDEKQKVIREIRSKDSSILAFANKLKEAERVLDMLVDDYSDYRRPKRAKLENDTEESSVTVATQLKLSDILSYAHRISYTTFAPPEFGTGQAPLRGALPPAPQDEQMRASQLYNFSDLDVGLPKTDDDKETIIEPLLEPPAETNPLANIQGLITPNIVVPFGWKPGMPIELPTDLPLPPPGWKPGDPIALPPFDSLPLPPKVEEAPARPVPPPGLPRMPEPIQVRHVQLDIEDDSSDYSSDEASSDSED, from the coding sequence ATGCTACAGAATGCTCCGCACCAACTTTTGCAATCGCCGGCCCGGCTTGGCCTGCCAACTCCCAGTTCACCTTCTGTTCAGAACCCAAGCCCTCCTCCTAAGTTCTCCTCACAAGTGTCGCAACCTCATCAACCCCTTCAACAGTCAAATATGTTAACTACTACTACCACCTCTTCGGCACTCCTTCCTCTTCTCCCACCTCTCTCCAGAGCTCAGTCTCTTCTCATTCAAATGGCATCTCTTGCTTCAAGACTCTTTGAAGTCTCACCTAACCGGTCCCATTGGCTTGGTGCTTTTCGAGGCTCTTTCCCTTCATTTCTGCCTTCTGGGACGCCGGTTCCACAAGATTCCTTCCCTTCATCGTCAAAAGAAATCCTCTCTGTGTTTACTTCTCTTCAGACACAGCTGTTTGAAGCAGTTGCAGAACTGCAAGAAATTCTTGATCTTCAAGATGAGAAGCAAAAAGTCATCCGCGAAATTAGGTCAAaagattcttcaattcttgcttttGCCAACAAACTTAAAGAAGCTGAGCGTGTTCTTGAcatgcttgttgatgattactctgaTTATCGTCGTCCCAAACGGGCCAAGTTGGAAAATGATACCGAAGAATCTTCAGTAACTGTGGCGACTCAGTTGAAATTATCGGACATATTGTCATATGCTCATAGGATAAGCTACACTACTTTTGCACCACCTGAATTTGGTACTGGACAGGCTCCTCTTCGGGGAGCACTCCCTCCGGCTCCACAGGACGAGCAAATGCGGGCATctcaattatataatttttctGATCTTGATGTGGGTTTACCAAAAACAGATGATGACAAAGAGACAATTATTGAGCCACTCCTTGAACCTCCTGCAGAAACTAACCCGCTTGCCAATATTCAGGGCCTCATTACTCCAAATATTGTAGTGCCATTTGGATGGAAACCTGGTATGCCTATCGAGTTGCCCACTGACCTCCCACTTCCTCCACCTGGGTGGAAGCCTGGCGATCCAATAGCACTGCCTCCGTTTGATTCTCTTCCACTTCCTCCAAAGGTCGAGGAAGCACCAGCACGACCAGTACCTCCCCCAGGACTGCCAAGAATGCCCGAACCAATACAGGTTCGGCATGTGCAGCTTGATATTGAGGATGATAGTAGCGATTACAGTTCTGATGAGGCCAGCTCTGATAGTGAAGATTGA